A stretch of Henckelia pumila isolate YLH828 chromosome 4, ASM3356847v2, whole genome shotgun sequence DNA encodes these proteins:
- the LOC140863088 gene encoding probable sphingolipid transporter spinster homolog 1 — protein sequence MYHDSAWTQPDVVSRIACSYPLRQGVNLINLTNFEDGVISSAFMVGLLVASPIFASSANSFNPFRFIGVGLTVWTFVVTLCGFSHNFWTIAVGRMLVSVGEASFISLAAPFIDDNAPVARSSKGKKRKMTSKSASDSDTPAKGSVKISVFVTGGVGICCLLVLCFVYQPCAPFVESEYFFF from the exons ATGTATCACGATTCCGCCTGGACTCAGCCCGACGTCGTTTCTCGAATCGCCTGTTCTTATCCCCTACGTCAAG GGGTGAATTTAATTAACTTGACTAATTTTGAGGATGGAGTTATATCATCTGCTTTCATGGTGGGACTCCTTGTAGCATCTCCCATATTTGCATCTTCAGCCAACAG CTTCAATCCCTTTAGGTTTATTGGAGTTGGTTTGACGGTATGGACCTTTGTTGTTACTCTTTGTGGATTTTCACATAATTTTTGGACTATTGCAGTTGGTCGCAT GCTAGTGAGTGTCGGCGAGGCTTCTTTTATAAGTCTCGCAGCTCCATTCATTGATGACAATGCTCCAGTCGCTCGG TCAAGTAAAGGAAAAAAGAGGAAAATGACCAGCAAATCAGCCTCTGATAGTGATACACCAGCAAAAGGCTCAGTTAAG atTTCAGTGTTCGTTACTGGAGGTGTGGGAATTTGCTGCTTGCTGGTGTTGTGTTTTGTGTACCAGCCTTGTGCGCCATTTGTAGAatctgaatatttttttttctaa